The following is a genomic window from Corvus hawaiiensis isolate bCorHaw1 chromosome 5, bCorHaw1.pri.cur, whole genome shotgun sequence.
GCTGGGTAGGGACCTTCTGCTCATACAGCCTCTTGTTGAACTCTGTCACGTAGTACTGGGCAGTCATTTGTCGCTCCACGTCACTGAAATGATGGAGGagtcctttttcttctttatattcCTTCCCAACATACCTAAACAGAAGGAGAAGTGTCAGGAGCAGGGTTTGCTCTGGATGCTGTGATACAGAAGCATCATTGCAAAGCAGAGCTTGGCTGCTCGGAAGTAAATCCACCTGCATTTAAAATGGCTGGGATTAAAAttaggtgggttttttttcttttatatctcATAGAGGTGAAAAATTATCAATCAAATCCTGGGATGGGGGTTTCATAACACTGGTATGTTTAAACTCAACTCTTCTTGACTCTGAAGGGAGACCTGACTCAGAGGTATTAAAATACTGTTCTCCGCCCATACTAATTCATAAGCTCCTTCAGGTAATGATCTGAACTCTGCAATTAGCTGTTAGAAGACTACAATAGAGCAGCTTTTTACTTcccagaaattaaaaagtagACTTACATGGAGTGCTGGGAAAGACTGCCAAAACGTCCAACACATTTGGGAAAGCCGTAAAATATTCTTGCAACAGCAAATCTTACCAGACAGTTTTTATCCATATTTACACAGAAGCAGCATTgataaacattttgttttgggAATCTGTTTGGTCCATACCTTCCCAGGCTTTCTTCTTGGTGCAGGAAGTGTATCCAAAAGGCACTTCTCTGCTTGCCTTCCTTGGCCACTTTCAGGTAGTCCCCGATGAACACGGCTGTCTCCTGGCCTGTCCACAGCCCAGATTTCTTGGAGTATTTCAGAAGAAGAGCAgctacaaaaaaagaaaacaccacagGTAAAAGGGAGAAATCCACAGGACCGCTCTGAGCCTGTGCTGAGGGCTGGCTGTTATTTATGATTAACCTAAAGATCATTATCTTAAACAGACAGTTTTCAGGGATGCCATGTGGAATCTAAACTTAAGTAAAGGGGtagaaagcaatgaaaaattaaatcctaATAAATGTTGACTAAAATATTGTGTTAAAAAGCCTGAGCCAAGCTTGTTCTCTGTGGAGGCACATGTTGCTGTGTGACAACTTACAGTACGCTTTGTGAAGCTCTTTGGCCCTAAAAATCCCAGTAGGCATCAGTCTCTGGACAAGCCAATTATGCTCCACCCCTGCCAGGAGCCGCTTGTAGTCCTCATCCCTCAGAAACCGAGCGTCCAGGATCTCTTCCTTCGTTCTCCCCGGTGTGAAGGCAAAACCACTTCCCCGTGGGATCGAACGTTCAGGGGAGCTCATGGGCATCTGTGCTGATTTGATCCATGAACTCAGAGATGAACTGGATTGTCTCTTGCTGCTCACTATGTCCTGAGACTTCTCTTCATCTTCTTCCGTAGTGGCACAGTCGAAGTGCTTGTTTGTGGGTATCTTTCCGTGAGGGGGCAAAGCTGTTGGCACACTGGGAGTTGCTTCATGCTTTGGAGCCAATGCTGTAGGGTAATTGCTGACTAAGTCTCCAACACTGACGAACTCAAATTCAGTGTCATCTATTGTTTCTGCCTGGGTGTCAACTTGAGGCACTTGGAGAGATctgttccccagcacagcagactTCCTCATCCAGTCACACACAGAGGAGTCACTGCCTGGTTTTGGCTCGATGTTTGTTGATGGTACAAAAGTGCCCCCGTTGTGGGGTGGATGTGCCTCAAACGAGAGATCCTCAGTGCTATCTGCAGGTTCTCCTGGGTGGACGCACTCAAAGCGACCGACAcgtccctccctgctgctgtccttggtcctgcagctcagctccacaTAGGAAAAGGGCTTATCCTCCTTTCGCCCTCTAGGAATGGCGTaagagatggagagggaaggaaagtcACTGTTCGAgccctttgctttcttttctgaagagCTCCCTCCACAGCAtcttccctcctgcagctcttctCCACAGAGAGACTCTTTCTCCACCATCCGCCCAGCCTGAGGAGCACACCCCTCTAAGGAATGCTGAGGAGACCCCCCACAGCCATGGAGGGGCTCCCGAGGAGCAGGACGCCAGGCTGTGGGAGGCGGCGAGCACAAGGGCGCGTCCTGACTGTTTCCATCAGATTCTGTGGTGCAGCACCACTCCTCCACCGAGCCCTTCTCCCCTTGCTCCCCGTCCCTGGGAGACTCTCTGTTGCTATTACAATTTAGCTCCTCCCAGCTGGAAGAGTAACTGGATTTAGATAGCTTGCACCAAGAGCTCTCAGAAGTAGTGCTCCTGTTTTGCCTTCTGCTGAAAACATCATTTTCACTGTTTATTGCAATTTCTAATGGCTCAACCTCTTCTTCAAAGGAAATTTTCATCACACCAGAGCCAATGTCTTGATTTCTCCGGCCACCGAGGCCCTCTGATCTGCTTCCTGCTGTTGGTGAGTTCAGGATTTTCACAGCACCTCTCCTCTGGTGACCTGTGTCTTCAGTAGTACACACAGTGTCCATGGCTTTGGTCTCTGTTCTTAAGGTTGTGATACAAGCTCCCACCTGGATTTGTCCTGGCATGGTTTTATGAATTCTGCAAGTTTTTTCGAACACTTGGCACACTGACAGGTGATGCTGGGAATGCTTGGCAAGGATATTCTCAAAGCTGGTCTCCCCTTGCAGGACGGGTTTTTGTACCGAGTCTTTGTAACTGTCTGGGACATAAGACCTGGCGTCGGAATTTGGGAAGCTTTGCACTCGCAGGCGCTTCTTCACGGATGTGATCAGAGACATGATCTCCTTGGCAAGCATCCCTTTACCTTCCTCCTCTGGAAACAAGGTGCTGTAGGAGTGCAGTTTTCCCAGGgcttccctgcacagctgagtGACCTCACGGAGCTCCTGGCTCTCTCCGTAGAGCCATCGGTGCACGGTGGCGAGGCAGAAGGCAGCTTTAATGAAactgtgcagctcctgcttgCTGGTAATGGCACTCTGCTCCTCCTTGGTGAGGAGCCCAATCTCGAAGGATTCTTTGGCTTCGGACAAGTAGAACTCTCTCTTTTCCGGGGGACAGTCCTTGGAGTGACTGTAGGACAGCAGACACATCCCACGGATGTTCTGGGAGGGGATCAAAGAGGAATGAAGGAATCAAAACCATGTTTCTTTCCCTTACACAATTTGAAGCAAAGGTTGGCTCTAATTTCCTGCTGCTACGTTTCCTGGAGGAAATAACCTtcgtctttttttcctttgaaatacagCTGTAGTTCTAGGAGAAGCAGCATTCCTGGGGCTTGAAAGCCCATCCTCACTCTGTGGACAGCTTTCCACCCCTCTGCTTACCTCCCCATTGCAGTTCAGAGCAATGTATACCCCATATAACCAACCAAACCCTCAACACAGACATGATGCCCTGCGTGAGACGCTGTTTGAAAGCCATGTCAGAGCCAAATTTAGCAGCCTGGACTCCTCCCCTGCACAAATCCCACTTCCAGAGGGAAGAGTAACACTCACCACGGCCGTGAGGACAAACAGGGGGGTGTACTGGCTGTAGGCTGCTGCCAGCTTGCAGGCCTCAGCAGCCGATAACAAGCGATGGCTGAACTCCCGCAGGAGGCTctgttgaaataaaaagaaaaagaaaacatgaggGAAAACCTCAGCTTAAGGactttatttccaaatatatgGGGTCTGGTAGGCTGGAACAATCACATCTTAAACAACAGCCCGGTCTGTTTCTGCAGGAACCGTTTTGCTCAGGTTTACCATGGATACGTCATTTTTTACTCCATAAATATCCTAAATACATACACTCTATAAAATACTCTTAATATGTTCTTTTTCCTGAAGCCAGGCATTGTCCCATCTAGGTGCTAATTAACTTTCTCACTGGGAGCAATGGAAGTTTCTTCAgccttctcagcacaggagaggaaaTGTGTGGGTGAATTTGAGACCACCTGAAGAatccacacacacaaaccccaaaccGAGTCTCACCAGGTCAGTGTCAGCATTGGTTTTAAAACGTGCATAATCCTGCTCATTCATGGAAGAATAGATGTCTGCCATAATACCCAAGGAAGTGGCAATTCCCTGAAagagaaattcaaaattttcatagttgtattttgaattttactGCTCTGAATAAAGTAGGTCCTGTGTAGAACATACcagaaaaacaagcaagcaaacacaCAAAGAGAAGCATGGCTAAGAAATTCAGGGATGTCATCTTGGTAtggttttattaatttcatcTGGCAGAAAGTGTAATCTGGAAGACTTGATGCCACCTAAGGGGCTGCCTGGCTAAATAATTAAGAAAACCAGGAGGTAAATGTGTGCTTTCACAAAATTCACTGTAGAATTCCTTGCTCCCGCTGAAATGGAGAGCACAGAAATGATCTGAGCTTGAGGTCAAGCTTTAAGACGTGCCAGAGGAGAGGTGACAAGGTCTGGGTTTGTGGGATATCCTTTGCTGGGGTCCAATTACAAACACTCTCCAAGCATCACCCGAGGACTTGCCAGGCTTAGGCTCACATTCCTGTTTAGCTATGGACACATGGTGCGACTGCTGCTTCATCTCCAGTGGGAAGATTAGTGCTGCCCAGCCTCACACAAAGGTGTTAAGGACAGGCACGGTGCCTGTGTGAGGTGTCCAGGtcctgcagggccagggaaaTCCATCACCCACCACAGACAGCGCAGAGCAGCTCCACAAACAGACgtgcttggggaaaaaaatttcgTTCTGATCCTAAGAAATAGCTAAAATCTGTGGCTGCACTCTGGAATTAGTCTGTCCTTGTCAGAGGCACCAGAGGCATCCTCAGGGATGGCTCACTTCAGATGGTTCTGCTTAATGAGAAGTATTGCTTTCATCCCCCTGCAGGAAAAAAGGTGTGGGTCAGGCCGTGCATGCACGCGGAAACAACGCGGAATACAGACTTTGTGCTGCCTGTTAACCCTGGCTGAGGTGTGTAATCGAAGCACTGTTGctgaaggaaacaaaagctaAGATGGAGTGATTACTGGATTGGCAGAGACATGCAGAGTGGAGAGGAAATGCTACCTTTTTATCTGGCTGAGGAAGTTTGAAGTATCCAACGACTGAAGCCCAGATCAACTCTGCTGCCTCATACCACATCCCTGAAATAAATCAAACAGGCACTGAGCAGGTGACTGCCAAGGATGGCTTTCCATAGCTTATTTTACACCTCAGGTCCTCAGAACAGGATAAAACCACACCATGGCGTGTTGTGCTCCAATGACACTGATCAGTTATCAGTTTCCTTTAGCTTTTGGCTGTGCATACACACCCATTTTATCCTCATAAAAGACTTCAGCTCCACAGTCATGGAAGATTTAGTGTTTCAAACTAATGAAGTTTCAAAAAATGAAGGCTCTTGCCTCAAGTGCCAAACCCTGAATACCAAAGTCCATCATACTGAAAATCAGGGATATTCCTGTCTTGAGAgaggaaattgctgggatgtCCCTGTGATCAACTACCGCCTGCCTTTGGGAACAGCGCATTTGGGACAAGTGTTAGCAAACATGGAGTGGCACAGGCAAAAAGGGAACATTTCAGTTTGCTCCTTGGCTTCAGGTGAGATTAGCAATAAAATGATAATTCCTGCAACGTGTTTGCTTGGTACATGGCTCCAGGCCCTTGCTGCAAAGAGATGGGTGTGCAACTCATCTTCTGTGACTGTTTTGTGGGTATAGGGTGTTTACAGCATGCCAAAATTCTGACACATGCCCAGTGTaacatttttaaggaaaaaaaccaggaggaaACCTTGAGTGGAAGCTTTTAGACAAGAGCATTACCAAGCTTTTGCAGAATCTGTCCCCTGATTTGTAAGCAGACTGCCTGAACAAGAATCCGATCGCTCTCCTCAGCGTATCGCCAGGTTCCTGCAGAAAGAGTGGGAAAACTCGGCACAGAACGAAAAATCTTCCTGTCATTCTAAGCCTCCAAGGGTAACTCC
Proteins encoded in this region:
- the ALPK1 gene encoding alpha-protein kinase 1 isoform X2, with product MNNQSAVAVLLQECERALDTLLAAEAGTGEGEEREYRRCQALLPEDVRSLLEEAKEMKWPFVPERWQYKQDLGPEDKTNLQDMISARLPDLLAYLKASILVKDCATATAVVFLIDRFLYWIDASSRLLRIAKALHRLHPGAPISPQVLIRQARLAVNAGKLLKAEYILSSLISDNGATGTWRYAEESDRILVQAVCLQIRGQILQKLGMWYEAAELIWASVVGYFKLPQPDKKGIATSLGIMADIYSSMNEQDYARFKTNADTDLSLLREFSHRLLSAAEACKLAAAYSQYTPLFVLTAVNIRGMCLLSYSHSKDCPPEKREFYLSEAKESFEIGLLTKEEQSAITSKQELHSFIKAAFCLATVHRWLYGESQELREVTQLCREALGKLHSYSTLFPEEEAALLLKYSKKSGLWTGQETAVFIGDYLKVAKEGKQRSAFWIHFLHQEESLGRYVGKEYKEEKGLLHHFSDVERQMTAQYYVTEFNKRLYEQKVPTQLFYIPSAVLLILEDRTIKGCVSVEPYILGEFVKLSNNTKVVKNEYKATEYGLAYGHFSYEFSKGTDVVVDLQGWVTGNGKGLIYLTDPQIHSLNSKDVSRSNFGKKGIYYFFNDQHVECNEICRCLSLTRPSLELLA
- the ALPK1 gene encoding alpha-protein kinase 1 isoform X1, producing the protein MNNQSAVAVLLQECERALDTLLAAEAGTGEGEEREYRRCQALLPEDVRSLLEEAKEMKWPFVPERWQYKQDLGPEDKTNLQDMISARLPDLLAYLKASILVKDCATATAVVFLIDRFLYWIDASSRLLRIAKALHRLHPGAPISPQVLIRQARLAVNAGKLLKAEYILSSLISDNGATGTWRYAEESDRILVQAVCLQIRGQILQKLGMWYEAAELIWASVVGYFKLPQPDKKGIATSLGIMADIYSSMNEQDYARFKTNADTDLSLLREFSHRLLSAAEACKLAAAYSQYTPLFVLTAVNIRGMCLLSYSHSKDCPPEKREFYLSEAKESFEIGLLTKEEQSAITSKQELHSFIKAAFCLATVHRWLYGESQELREVTQLCREALGKLHSYSTLFPEEEGKGMLAKEIMSLITSVKKRLRVQSFPNSDARSYVPDSYKDSVQKPVLQGETSFENILAKHSQHHLSVCQVFEKTCRIHKTMPGQIQVGACITTLRTETKAMDTVCTTEDTGHQRRGAVKILNSPTAGSRSEGLGGRRNQDIGSGVMKISFEEEVEPLEIAINSENDVFSRRQNRSTTSESSWCKLSKSSYSSSWEELNCNSNRESPRDGEQGEKGSVEEWCCTTESDGNSQDAPLCSPPPTAWRPAPREPLHGCGGSPQHSLEGCAPQAGRMVEKESLCGEELQEGRCCGGSSSEKKAKGSNSDFPSLSISYAIPRGRKEDKPFSYVELSCRTKDSSREGRVGRFECVHPGEPADSTEDLSFEAHPPHNGGTFVPSTNIEPKPGSDSSVCDWMRKSAVLGNRSLQVPQVDTQAETIDDTEFEFVSVGDLVSNYPTALAPKHEATPSVPTALPPHGKIPTNKHFDCATTEEDEEKSQDIVSSKRQSSSSLSSWIKSAQMPMSSPERSIPRGSGFAFTPGRTKEEILDARFLRDEDYKRLLAGVEHNWLVQRLMPTGIFRAKELHKAYSALLLKYSKKSGLWTGQETAVFIGDYLKVAKEGKQRSAFWIHFLHQEESLGRYVGKEYKEEKGLLHHFSDVERQMTAQYYVTEFNKRLYEQKVPTQLFYIPSAVLLILEDRTIKGCVSVEPYILGEFVKLSNNTKVVKNEYKATEYGLAYGHFSYEFSKGTDVVVDLQGWVTGNGKGLIYLTDPQIHSLNSKDVSRSNFGKKGIYYFFNDQHVECNEICRCLSLTRPSLELLA